A genomic segment from Pseudomonas sp. M30-35 encodes:
- the gtfA gene encoding sucrose phosphorylase produces MSLRNAVQLICYPNRLGNNLADLYTVIDRYLGDTIGGVHILPLYPSNADSGFSPLTHAEVDPAFGTWEDVERITARYDLCLDLTINHISDESVEFKDFLKNGAASAYADLFVQVDRLGPISPEDLALIHIRKEKEPFREVQFANGERGRVWCTFTEQQIDLDYTAAHTYQLMEGYIAFLAARGVKLFRLDAFGYTTKRIGSSCFLVEPEVYRILEWFRDTTQKYGAETLPEVHDHTSYQYAISRRGMRPYAFALPPLMLHCLLEGSSRYLKNWLRMSPRNQVTVLDTHDGICIPDVEGVLPEDQIKALIANVSERSADPIMRRSAVNVHSVGAIYQLTCTFYEALQCDDDAYIVARAIQFFTPGIPQVYYVGLLAGANDYDLLESGGEARDINRHYYSLEEIEQEMQRPVVQRLLELMRFRSNYPAFSGRFELNSSIDSRVLMGWRHGEFYCRLDIDLIAKTAVINYRDVEACCEREMQC; encoded by the coding sequence ATGTCGCTGCGTAATGCTGTCCAGCTAATTTGTTATCCCAATCGGTTGGGTAATAATCTTGCTGACCTATATACCGTTATCGATCGCTACTTGGGCGATACCATTGGTGGCGTGCATATTCTGCCGCTGTATCCATCCAATGCCGACAGTGGATTTTCACCACTGACTCACGCTGAAGTCGATCCGGCATTTGGTACTTGGGAGGATGTTGAGCGCATCACCGCACGCTATGACCTGTGCTTGGACCTGACCATCAATCATATTTCCGATGAGTCGGTGGAGTTCAAGGACTTCCTGAAAAACGGCGCAGCCTCAGCCTATGCTGATCTGTTTGTGCAGGTCGATCGATTAGGGCCAATCAGCCCTGAAGATCTGGCGCTGATCCATATTCGTAAAGAAAAAGAGCCATTTCGCGAGGTGCAGTTTGCCAATGGCGAGCGCGGACGTGTGTGGTGCACTTTCACCGAGCAGCAAATTGACCTCGATTACACCGCAGCGCATACCTATCAGTTGATGGAGGGCTATATCGCCTTTCTTGCGGCGCGTGGGGTCAAGTTGTTCCGTCTCGATGCATTCGGCTATACCACCAAACGCATAGGTAGCAGCTGTTTTTTGGTTGAGCCTGAGGTTTATCGGATTCTCGAATGGTTCCGCGATACCACGCAGAAGTACGGTGCGGAAACCCTGCCCGAAGTACACGATCACACCAGTTATCAGTACGCCATTTCCCGGCGTGGTATGCGCCCGTACGCCTTCGCATTACCGCCACTGATGCTGCATTGCCTGCTTGAAGGCAGCAGCCGTTACCTGAAGAACTGGTTGCGTATGAGCCCGCGCAACCAGGTGACGGTGCTTGATACGCACGATGGTATTTGTATTCCTGATGTTGAGGGCGTGTTACCAGAAGATCAAATTAAGGCATTGATCGCCAATGTCTCCGAGCGCAGTGCCGACCCGATTATGCGCCGCTCGGCGGTGAATGTGCACAGTGTCGGTGCCATCTATCAACTGACCTGCACTTTCTATGAAGCACTGCAGTGTGATGACGATGCTTATATCGTTGCCCGCGCCATCCAGTTTTTTACCCCGGGTATCCCACAAGTCTATTACGTCGGTTTGCTGGCCGGGGCCAATGATTATGATTTGCTGGAAAGCGGTGGCGAGGCGCGCGATATCAATCGCCACTACTACAGCCTTGAAGAAATAGAGCAGGAAATGCAGCGGCCGGTGGTTCAGCGCCTGCTCGAACTCATGCGTTTTCGCAGTAACTATCCTGCATTTTCAGGCCGCTTTGAGCTCAACTCGTCAATTGACAGTCGAGTATTGATGGGGTGGCGCCATGGCGAGTTTTATTGCCGGCTGGACATCGACTTGATCGCCAAGACCGCAGTCATCAATTACCGTGATGTTGAGGCTTGTTGCGAGCGTGAGATGCAGTGCTAG
- a CDS encoding short-chain fatty acid transporter, with amino-acid sequence MEAITNFSVKMVQRYLPSAFLLAVLLTFIVLLMGVGITGQSPMDMASYWGDGFSKLFTFGMQMVLVLLTGYVLALSPAVQAMLSGLTKHANTPKQALVLTIVVSFVCYYLNWGFGMVAGAILAREMGKRVAIHFPLIVAAAYGGELVRGPSSSIPLVIATPGHFMEDTLGIIPVSQTLYSSWNIILTLLLLVLLVGFFLLQKQPKDIIRLQDTDEDVQDDAPISKKGMTPSDRLEHSRWPIFFLGCIAAAYLVGQIIDKGFNVNLNTIILFFLALGLILHKNSASYTKAASKAVTAGSGIIVQFPLYAGIAGMMTGSGLVTEFSEAIIHIATPETFPLLTFLCAGIVNFFIPSGGGQWAIQGPIMMNAAHALGADPAQTIMAFTWGDGWTNQIQPFWALPLLGVAGLSARDIMGYLIIWLGISGVAIAGTFVIVSMMS; translated from the coding sequence ATGGAAGCGATAACTAATTTCTCTGTAAAAATGGTGCAGCGTTATCTGCCTAGCGCCTTTCTATTGGCAGTCCTGCTGACCTTTATTGTGCTGCTGATGGGAGTTGGAATCACGGGCCAATCACCCATGGACATGGCCAGTTATTGGGGAGATGGCTTCTCTAAACTGTTTACCTTCGGCATGCAGATGGTGCTCGTACTGCTGACCGGTTATGTACTCGCATTGAGCCCGGCAGTCCAAGCCATGCTCAGCGGTCTTACCAAGCACGCCAACACCCCAAAACAAGCATTGGTTTTGACCATTGTGGTCAGCTTTGTCTGTTATTACCTCAACTGGGGCTTTGGTATGGTGGCGGGCGCCATCCTTGCCCGGGAAATGGGTAAACGCGTGGCGATTCACTTCCCGTTGATCGTGGCGGCCGCATATGGTGGCGAGTTGGTGCGCGGGCCATCGTCCTCGATTCCGCTGGTTATCGCGACGCCAGGCCATTTCATGGAAGACACCCTAGGCATCATTCCCGTCTCGCAAACGCTTTACTCAAGCTGGAACATCATCCTCACCCTGTTGCTGCTGGTATTACTGGTAGGTTTCTTTTTGCTGCAAAAGCAGCCCAAGGACATCATCCGTCTGCAAGATACCGATGAGGATGTGCAAGACGATGCCCCCATCAGCAAAAAAGGCATGACTCCCTCTGATCGCCTTGAACACAGTCGCTGGCCGATCTTTTTCCTGGGCTGTATAGCCGCGGCCTATTTGGTTGGACAGATCATCGACAAAGGCTTCAACGTAAACCTCAATACCATCATTCTGTTCTTTCTCGCGCTCGGGCTGATACTGCACAAAAACTCGGCCTCTTACACCAAGGCAGCCAGCAAGGCAGTGACTGCCGGCAGTGGCATTATTGTGCAGTTCCCGCTTTACGCAGGGATTGCCGGAATGATGACCGGCTCCGGGCTGGTGACGGAATTCTCTGAGGCGATCATTCACATCGCCACACCAGAAACCTTCCCCTTGCTGACATTCCTCTGCGCGGGCATCGTCAACTTCTTTATCCCCTCCGGTGGCGGCCAGTGGGCGATCCAAGGTCCTATCATGATGAATGCGGCCCACGCCTTGGGTGCAGATCCGGCGCAAACCATCATGGCATTCACGTGGGGTGACGGCTGGACTAATCAAATCCAACCGTTCTGGGCCCTGCCGTTGCTGGGCGTTGCTGGGCTCTCAGCCCGGGATATCATGGGTTACTTGATCATCTGGCTAGGTATTTCAGGGGTCGCGATCGCCGGCACATTCGTGATTGTATCGATGATGAGCTGA
- a CDS encoding IclR family transcriptional regulator C-terminal domain-containing protein yields the protein MDDKVLQPDDRDYVSALASGLKVLLAFDADHPRMTLSEVAARTTMDRAKARRFLLTLHSLGYMRRSGRQFELTPQVLQLGHAYQASNQYSTVIQHYLQDITSELGESSSLTVLDGNDVVYVTRSAAPHRLMAITLVAGTRLPAAYTSMGRVLLAQMTNQALQAFVERVPLESHTAFSITDKDALREEISKIRTQGYAMVDQELDLGLRSVAVPVFAGNGDLLGAINISTNASRVPTEVLLNDYLPKLQRVAQTVRTVIRSALG from the coding sequence ATGGACGACAAGGTGCTTCAGCCAGATGACCGGGATTACGTGAGTGCATTGGCTTCCGGGTTGAAGGTTTTACTGGCATTCGATGCGGATCACCCACGAATGACGTTGAGTGAAGTGGCTGCCCGCACGACCATGGATCGCGCTAAAGCCAGACGATTTCTACTCACCTTGCATTCACTGGGGTATATGCGTCGCAGTGGCCGTCAGTTCGAGCTGACGCCGCAGGTGTTGCAGCTCGGCCATGCATATCAGGCATCGAATCAATACAGTACGGTGATTCAGCACTACCTGCAGGACATCACCTCGGAGCTTGGCGAGTCGTCTTCTTTAACCGTTCTCGACGGTAACGATGTGGTCTATGTGACTCGCTCCGCCGCGCCGCACCGACTGATGGCGATCACTCTTGTGGCGGGGACCCGATTGCCCGCCGCCTATACTTCAATGGGCAGGGTATTGCTCGCGCAGATGACTAACCAGGCGTTGCAAGCCTTTGTCGAGCGTGTACCGTTGGAGTCGCATACGGCGTTTTCGATCACCGATAAAGACGCATTGCGTGAAGAAATTAGTAAGATTCGAACTCAAGGCTACGCCATGGTCGATCAGGAACTGGACCTTGGCTTGCGTTCGGTGGCCGTGCCTGTATTTGCCGGCAATGGTGATTTGCTGGGGGCTATCAATATCAGCACCAATGCCTCACGGGTGCCCACTGAAGTCCTTCTGAATGATTATCTGCCCAAGCTTCAGCGGGTTGCGCAAACTGTGCGTACTGTCATTCGCTCAGCCTTGGGCTGA
- a CDS encoding amidase produces the protein MSKNQNISELVQLQAHELAERIRLRQVSCREVMSDYLAHIERFNPAVNAIVSLQPEETLLAQADERDNELARGEYHGWMHGLPHAIKDLSLTKGIRTTLGSPLFRDHIPDHDGIMVERIRAAGAIIIGKTNTPEFGLGSHSYNPVFGVTGCAYDPSCTAGGSSGGAGAALALQLVPVADGSDMMGSLRNPAAFNNIIGFRPSQGRVPFDDSADLFIDQLGYEGPMGRSVRDVALLLSTQAGGDSRSPLSISEPGTQFASSLECDVKGARLGWLGDFNGYLPMQHGVLDLCKRALGDFEALGCHVEDAHTDYAPERLWSTWCTLRHWLVAGSLGSRYADPQQRAQLKPEACWEIEGGLALSAMDVYRASAARTDWYRAISRLFEKYDYLLLPSAQVFPFDKTLDWPKEIEGIAMDTYHRWMEVVIPGTLSGCPVANVPVGFNEQGLPMGMQIIGRHQADMAVLQLAYAYEQATQWYQRCPPPLLGM, from the coding sequence ATGAGCAAGAACCAAAATATCAGCGAACTGGTTCAACTTCAGGCCCACGAATTGGCTGAACGCATCCGCCTGCGTCAAGTGTCCTGCCGTGAAGTGATGAGCGATTACCTTGCGCATATCGAGCGATTCAACCCGGCAGTAAACGCCATCGTCAGCCTACAACCGGAAGAAACCCTTCTAGCTCAGGCCGACGAGCGTGACAACGAGTTAGCGCGCGGGGAATACCACGGTTGGATGCATGGTCTGCCCCATGCGATCAAGGATTTGTCACTGACCAAGGGTATTCGCACCACCTTGGGCTCACCTTTGTTCCGCGACCATATACCTGATCACGATGGCATCATGGTCGAGCGTATCCGTGCGGCTGGCGCCATCATTATCGGTAAAACCAATACACCCGAATTCGGTCTGGGTTCACACAGTTATAACCCCGTGTTCGGCGTCACCGGCTGCGCTTATGATCCTAGCTGCACGGCCGGTGGCAGTAGCGGCGGAGCCGGAGCGGCGCTGGCCTTGCAACTGGTGCCAGTGGCCGACGGCAGTGACATGATGGGTTCGCTGCGCAACCCTGCTGCATTCAACAACATCATTGGTTTTCGCCCCTCACAAGGCCGGGTTCCATTTGATGACAGCGCTGATTTATTTATTGATCAGTTAGGCTATGAAGGGCCGATGGGGCGCAGCGTGCGTGATGTCGCCCTGCTCCTGTCAACGCAAGCCGGCGGCGACTCACGCTCCCCCTTGTCGATCAGCGAGCCGGGCACCCAATTCGCAAGTTCGCTGGAGTGTGACGTCAAAGGTGCACGACTCGGCTGGCTGGGTGACTTTAACGGCTACTTGCCAATGCAACACGGTGTGCTTGATTTGTGCAAACGCGCCCTTGGAGACTTCGAAGCGCTGGGTTGTCATGTCGAAGATGCCCACACGGATTATGCCCCCGAGCGGTTATGGAGCACCTGGTGCACCCTACGCCATTGGCTGGTTGCGGGTTCACTCGGTAGCCGCTATGCCGACCCACAACAACGCGCCCAATTAAAGCCCGAGGCCTGCTGGGAAATCGAAGGGGGGTTAGCCCTTTCGGCGATGGATGTGTATCGCGCCTCTGCCGCGCGTACCGACTGGTATCGGGCCATCAGTCGCCTGTTCGAGAAATACGATTATCTGTTGCTGCCCAGCGCGCAGGTGTTCCCGTTTGACAAGACCCTCGACTGGCCTAAAGAAATCGAAGGCATTGCCATGGACACCTATCACCGCTGGATGGAAGTGGTGATTCCCGGCACCCTCTCCGGTTGTCCGGTGGCGAATGTGCCGGTTGGCTTCAATGAGCAGGGTTTGCCAATGGGTATGCAGATCATAGGTCGACATCAAGCAGACATGGCAGTACTGCAACTGGCCTATGCTTATGAACAGGCCACGCAGTGGTATCAGCGCTGCCCACCACCACTGCTTGGCATGTAA
- a CDS encoding extracellular solute-binding protein — translation MHKSITAIAAVMTLSLANAAHADQSVNVISWSGYFSVPIIEKFEKQTGIKVNVDSYDSNETLLAKLKQGGSGYDVAIPSHQFVPILVHEGLLERFDPVQQPYYANLSDNLQKPSWDPQGGYSVPFIWGTTSVVLDTAKYNGPMDSYSVLFQPPKELQDKINMLDSVSDVMDTASLYLGLPQCSEDPKQVQQILNLLKAQKPFVKTYSSKAGSIRENLAAGETSMSLFWGGSSLRAREMKPSLKYLYPKEGVMAWVDNLVIPKGANNPDAARTFIAFMSQPENSAMTQNFLKHQSPFKGSEAFLDADLKTAPELQIPEGTKVVFSQTCGKDSIRLADRLWTNLMR, via the coding sequence ATGCACAAGTCAATTACTGCCATCGCGGCCGTTATGACCCTGAGTTTGGCCAACGCTGCGCACGCCGATCAAAGTGTGAATGTGATTAGTTGGAGCGGTTATTTCTCTGTACCAATCATTGAAAAATTTGAGAAGCAAACCGGAATCAAGGTTAACGTGGACTCATATGACTCCAACGAAACCCTGCTGGCCAAGCTCAAACAAGGCGGTAGTGGTTACGATGTAGCCATTCCCTCGCACCAGTTCGTTCCCATTCTGGTCCATGAAGGCCTACTTGAACGCTTCGATCCAGTCCAGCAGCCGTACTATGCAAACCTGAGCGACAACCTGCAAAAGCCGAGCTGGGACCCGCAAGGTGGCTATTCGGTGCCATTTATCTGGGGCACCACCAGCGTGGTACTCGACACCGCGAAATACAATGGTCCGATGGATAGCTACTCGGTGCTATTCCAGCCGCCAAAAGAGCTGCAGGACAAGATCAACATGCTCGACTCGGTCAGTGACGTGATGGACACAGCGAGCCTGTACTTGGGGCTTCCACAATGCAGCGAAGACCCAAAGCAGGTCCAGCAGATCCTCAATCTACTCAAAGCGCAGAAGCCCTTTGTCAAAACCTACAGCTCCAAGGCGGGCTCTATTCGCGAAAACTTGGCTGCTGGGGAAACCTCAATGTCGTTGTTCTGGGGCGGTTCCTCGTTGCGCGCGCGGGAGATGAAGCCGAGTCTGAAATACCTTTACCCCAAGGAAGGTGTCATGGCTTGGGTAGACAATTTGGTGATCCCCAAAGGCGCCAACAATCCAGACGCCGCGCGCACGTTCATCGCCTTCATGAGCCAGCCTGAAAATTCGGCGATGACGCAGAACTTTCTTAAACATCAGAGCCCGTTCAAAGGTTCCGAGGCCTTCCTTGATGCGGATCTAAAAACAGCGCCAGAGCTGCAAATCCCCGAAGGCACCAAGGTTGTATTCAGCCAGACCTGCGGCAAAGACTCGATCCGTCTGGCCGACAGGCTATGGACCAACTTAATGCGTTAA
- a CDS encoding ABC transporter permease, translating to MLSLFKRRQLDIHHFPGFGSFSFLFYIYLYAPIVVLVVYSFNANQSATVWSGFSLDWYRAAFSNQALRSAAGNSLLIAVCASAIATVIATLAALSTSRGAKFKGMRLSIGTIMLPLVLPEIVVGVATLGLFSSIGLSLGYGNLIIAHTVFCIPFAYLPIRARLEDMDLSLEQAANDLYAGPWRTFTKVTLPLLMPGIFSGLMLAFIVSLDNFVISMMVSQAGTTTLPIFIFGMLRMGVTPDINAVSTLILGVSVLFVSLSFLLGKSKA from the coding sequence ATGTTGTCTCTATTCAAGCGTCGTCAGCTCGATATACATCACTTCCCCGGCTTCGGCAGTTTCAGCTTTTTGTTCTATATCTACCTTTACGCACCTATCGTGGTACTGGTTGTGTACTCGTTCAATGCTAACCAGTCGGCCACGGTATGGAGCGGTTTCAGCCTTGACTGGTACCGTGCGGCCTTCAGCAACCAGGCGTTACGCTCGGCTGCTGGCAACAGCTTGCTGATTGCCGTATGTGCGAGCGCAATCGCCACAGTGATCGCTACCCTCGCCGCGCTTAGCACCTCTCGCGGAGCTAAGTTCAAAGGCATGCGCCTGTCCATCGGCACCATCATGTTGCCACTTGTGCTGCCGGAGATAGTCGTAGGTGTCGCCACTCTGGGATTGTTTTCCAGCATTGGCCTTTCGCTTGGCTACGGCAACTTGATCATTGCGCACACCGTGTTCTGCATCCCATTCGCCTACCTGCCAATCCGCGCACGCCTGGAGGACATGGATTTGTCGTTGGAGCAAGCCGCCAACGACCTGTATGCAGGCCCTTGGCGGACATTCACCAAGGTCACCTTGCCGCTGCTGATGCCAGGGATTTTCTCCGGTTTGATGCTGGCATTTATCGTATCGCTGGATAACTTCGTGATCTCGATGATGGTTTCCCAAGCCGGAACCACCACTTTACCGATCTTCATCTTCGGCATGCTGCGAATGGGTGTAACCCCGGATATCAACGCTGTATCAACGCTGATCCTCGGCGTTTCGGTGCTGTTCGTCAGCCTGTCGTTCTTGCTTGGTAAATCCAAAGCCTAA
- a CDS encoding ABC transporter permease — MTPPTVRPGNALARRQTLGNLIGVSPAMLAIGLFLIVPILIIGAYSLMQANPYGGVDHVFSSEAYTSLLFERQLDDSLAFTDSYLIIALRSLGIAAATTLITLLIGFPVAVWLAMQPLHRRGLLIFLITIPFWANLLIRTYAWILLLRGTGTINNSLISLGLIEQPLPLLYNDGAVLLGLVYTYAPFVVLPIYATLEKMDMRLLEAAQDLYSGRLRTLRKVVLPIAKPGILAGVILTFVPCLGAMIAPELLGGGTKMMLGNLIFRQFSDARNWPFGAALSLALTAMVMLVLMIYAMRAEHLRAAREGK; from the coding sequence ATGACGCCCCCAACTGTACGTCCCGGCAACGCGTTAGCGCGCCGCCAAACTTTAGGCAACCTAATCGGTGTGTCGCCCGCAATGCTTGCCATTGGCCTGTTTTTGATCGTGCCGATCCTGATCATCGGCGCCTACTCCCTGATGCAAGCCAACCCTTACGGCGGCGTTGACCATGTGTTCAGCAGCGAGGCCTACACCTCTCTGCTATTTGAACGCCAACTCGACGACAGCTTGGCTTTCACCGACTCCTACCTAATTATCGCCCTGCGCTCGCTCGGTATTGCCGCCGCGACCACGCTGATTACCTTGCTGATTGGCTTTCCGGTAGCAGTGTGGCTGGCCATGCAGCCACTGCATCGCCGTGGGCTGCTGATTTTCCTTATCACCATACCGTTCTGGGCCAATCTGCTAATCCGCACCTACGCCTGGATTTTGCTGCTGCGTGGCACCGGCACCATCAATAACAGCCTAATCAGCCTGGGCCTGATCGAGCAGCCACTACCGCTGCTATACAACGACGGTGCCGTGCTGCTGGGCTTGGTCTACACCTACGCCCCCTTCGTCGTGCTGCCCATCTACGCAACACTGGAAAAGATGGACATGCGGCTGCTGGAGGCCGCCCAAGACCTCTACTCCGGCCGCCTGCGCACACTGCGCAAGGTTGTTTTGCCGATCGCCAAGCCCGGCATCCTCGCGGGCGTCATTCTTACGTTTGTGCCTTGCCTTGGCGCAATGATCGCCCCCGAACTGCTCGGCGGCGGCACCAAGATGATGCTTGGCAACTTGATTTTCAGGCAATTCAGTGATGCCCGTAACTGGCCATTCGGCGCCGCCCTGTCGCTAGCGTTGACGGCCATGGTGATGCTTGTGCTGATGATCTATGCAATGCGCGCCGAGCACCTTCGCGCTGCAAGGGAGGGCAAATAA
- a CDS encoding ABC transporter ATP-binding protein, with the protein MNALHSLQTAAVSIRSVRKVYGDPHTGPAALKNVDLDIQDNEFFTLLGPSGCGKTTLLRMIAGFEFPSAGEILLYGENIADRPPYERPVNTVFQHYALFPHMSITENLAFGLESHPMGKRLGKAAVAERIREMLALVQMEDFAERRPSQLSGGQQQRVALARALAPHPKVLLLDEPLSALDLKLRQAMREELKTIQGKTGITFIFVTHDQEEALTMSDRIAVLAEGQVQQVGRPSDIYEQPNNRFVADFIGETNFLSAQVDKLADDHALLRIPGGHLMRTASREGLRQGAQVTLSIRPERLQLVAIDSPETTPCTLTEQVYLGTDLQYQVSLTDGTCLRVRAPNRAGQSQCFVPGQRLGLQFDRESASVLLD; encoded by the coding sequence ATGAATGCCCTGCACAGTTTGCAGACGGCAGCCGTATCAATTCGCTCGGTACGCAAAGTCTATGGCGATCCGCACACAGGTCCTGCGGCGCTAAAAAATGTCGATCTGGATATTCAAGACAACGAATTTTTCACCCTACTCGGCCCCTCTGGTTGTGGCAAAACCACCTTACTGCGAATGATTGCAGGCTTCGAATTCCCTAGCGCCGGTGAGATTCTGCTCTATGGCGAGAATATCGCTGACCGACCGCCGTATGAACGCCCGGTAAACACCGTATTCCAGCACTACGCGCTGTTCCCACACATGAGCATCACTGAAAACCTCGCCTTTGGCCTTGAATCGCATCCCATGGGCAAACGCTTAGGCAAGGCAGCCGTCGCGGAGCGGATTCGCGAGATGCTTGCCCTTGTGCAGATGGAAGATTTTGCTGAACGTCGGCCATCCCAGCTCTCCGGAGGGCAGCAACAACGCGTAGCACTGGCCCGCGCGCTCGCTCCCCACCCTAAAGTTCTGCTACTTGATGAGCCGCTTTCGGCACTGGACCTAAAACTACGCCAGGCCATGCGCGAGGAACTCAAGACAATCCAAGGCAAAACCGGAATCACCTTCATTTTCGTGACCCATGATCAAGAAGAAGCACTGACGATGTCTGACCGCATTGCCGTGCTCGCCGAAGGCCAAGTACAGCAAGTTGGGCGGCCGTCGGATATTTACGAACAGCCCAACAATCGTTTCGTTGCCGACTTTATAGGCGAGACCAACTTCCTCTCAGCGCAGGTCGACAAGCTCGCCGACGATCATGCTCTGTTGCGCATTCCTGGTGGCCATCTGATGCGCACCGCAAGTCGCGAAGGCCTACGTCAGGGTGCACAGGTGACCTTATCAATCCGCCCGGAGCGCTTGCAATTAGTCGCAATCGACAGCCCTGAAACAACGCCATGCACGCTGACAGAACAGGTCTACCTCGGTACGGACTTGCAATACCAAGTGAGCCTTACTGACGGCACATGCCTACGGGTGCGTGCACCGAATAGAGCTGGGCAAAGCCAATGTTTCGTTCCGGGGCAGCGCCTCGGTCTGCAATTTGACCGTGAAAGCGCCAGTGTGCTGCTGGACTGA
- a CDS encoding LysR substrate-binding domain-containing protein produces MTTSRLPPLNAVRAFEAAGRLGSYVAASKSLHVTQPAIGRHVRLLEDWLGVQLLERTSRGVSLTPAGQRYFDKISTALQQIAEASLELTPGGAARWLKILVVPAFAKRWLMPHLDALRQERPGLKVAIEPNPTFTEVDANVASLGIVYGMPGDFAQSQGMLLHPQVFPVCSPAYLEAHGPLQGIEELVQHELIHVDEGTWWNAWLAANSQTFRVSSEVRYVSNDHALSMAEAGAGIALANDVLVRKELESGLLVRPLRNQVRLDSYQLLIPSGPRSADMQWFEVWLKTILAREFPEAIPGNAEQLEN; encoded by the coding sequence ATGACAACATCACGCCTGCCACCGCTTAACGCAGTGCGCGCCTTTGAAGCAGCGGGGCGTCTAGGCAGCTATGTTGCAGCTTCTAAATCATTGCACGTAACTCAACCAGCAATCGGTCGACATGTGCGCCTGCTGGAAGATTGGCTTGGCGTACAGCTGCTTGAGCGCACTTCACGTGGGGTCAGCCTGACCCCGGCTGGGCAGCGTTACTTCGACAAGATTTCCACGGCGTTGCAACAGATTGCCGAGGCCAGTTTGGAGCTGACACCTGGTGGCGCGGCGCGCTGGCTGAAAATCCTGGTGGTTCCGGCATTTGCCAAGCGCTGGCTGATGCCTCATCTGGATGCGTTGCGTCAGGAGCGGCCAGGGCTGAAAGTGGCGATTGAACCGAACCCGACCTTTACCGAGGTCGATGCCAACGTGGCCAGCCTGGGGATTGTATATGGCATGCCCGGCGATTTTGCTCAGAGTCAGGGCATGTTGCTCCATCCCCAAGTATTTCCCGTGTGCTCACCCGCCTATTTAGAGGCGCATGGCCCGCTACAAGGTATTGAGGAGTTGGTGCAGCACGAATTGATTCACGTCGACGAAGGTACTTGGTGGAACGCTTGGCTCGCGGCAAACAGTCAAACGTTTCGGGTCAGTTCAGAGGTGCGTTATGTGAGTAACGACCATGCCTTGTCGATGGCGGAGGCGGGCGCCGGTATTGCGCTGGCCAATGATGTGCTGGTGCGCAAAGAGCTTGAGTCCGGTCTGTTGGTTAGGCCACTGCGCAATCAGGTGCGCTTGGATAGCTACCAGTTACTGATTCCATCGGGGCCGCGAAGTGCTGATATGCAGTGGTTTGAAGTCTGGCTGAAAACCATATTGGCCAGGGAGTTTCCCGAGGCCATTCCCGGTAATGCAGAGCAGTTAGAAAACTAG
- a CDS encoding endonuclease, whose amino-acid sequence MFIRLIISLVCLLVCSSIWASPPRTFSEAKKIGWKLYAKQSTEFYCGCKFSGKRIDLKSCGYIPRKNRNRASRIEWEHIVSAWEIGHQRQCWQQGGRKNCSKNDKVYQRAEADLFNLVPGIGEINGDRSNFRYGWLPQSPSQYGACPMVVDFKARVAMPRKSVRGMIARTYLYMSDRYKLRLSKKNRQLYSVWNRTYPVKNWERQRNQLLGCVMGWSNPYVGNYNPKLCPSITARQLNIRDSP is encoded by the coding sequence ATGTTTATTCGCTTGATCATTAGCCTTGTCTGCCTGCTGGTGTGCAGCAGCATTTGGGCAAGCCCGCCACGCACGTTTAGCGAGGCAAAGAAGATTGGTTGGAAGCTCTACGCCAAGCAATCGACCGAGTTTTACTGCGGCTGCAAATTCAGCGGTAAACGGATCGACCTGAAGAGTTGCGGCTACATTCCACGTAAAAACCGTAATCGGGCTTCTCGTATCGAATGGGAGCACATCGTCTCAGCCTGGGAAATCGGTCACCAGCGCCAATGCTGGCAACAAGGCGGGCGCAAGAACTGCTCGAAGAACGACAAGGTTTACCAGCGCGCGGAGGCTGACTTGTTCAATCTGGTCCCCGGCATCGGCGAAATCAACGGTGATCGCAGTAACTTTCGCTATGGCTGGCTACCGCAATCCCCCAGCCAATATGGCGCCTGCCCAATGGTGGTGGATTTCAAGGCCAGGGTCGCAATGCCACGTAAATCGGTGCGCGGCATGATCGCCCGCACCTACCTCTACATGAGCGACCGCTACAAACTGCGTCTATCGAAAAAGAACCGACAACTGTACAGCGTCTGGAATCGCACCTATCCGGTTAAAAACTGGGAGCGCCAACGCAACCAATTACTCGGCTGTGTGATGGGCTGGAGCAATCCCTATGTTGGCAACTACAACCCGAAACTATGCCCAAGCATTACTGCGCGTCAGCTCAATATCAGAGATTCACCCTAG